From Chengkuizengella sediminis, one genomic window encodes:
- a CDS encoding PLDc N-terminal domain-containing protein, with protein sequence METFAAGIMGLFFLFGLFLLFLNIITSVWAYRDARRKGNSKEYAIVVLIGTILFPILGLIVYLIIRND encoded by the coding sequence ATGGAAACTTTTGCAGCAGGTATAATGGGATTATTTTTCCTTTTCGGACTTTTTTTATTATTTTTAAATATCATTACAAGTGTTTGGGCATATAGAGATGCCAGAAGAAAAGGAAATTCTAAAGAATATGCGATCGTTGTATTAATTGGAACGATCTTATTTCCTATTTTAGGTTTAATTGTTTATTTAATTATTAGAAATGACTAG